A region of the Dyadobacter sp. CECT 9275 genome:
TGTCAATGATCTCCTTCACATTGGCACTGAAACCATTGAGATATTCTTCAAAATTACCTTGTAAAATTTGCTGGCTGTTGGTGGCAGTGCTGTGCAGTCGCTGCAAAGTCCATGGACTCGTATTGTAAAATACATAACCCGAAGCCTGCATCAGTCCGTTTTCATCCATTCGGTGAAACCTGCTTCGTCTTTTTGAAACGCCAATTCCTCCATCACAGCTTCTTTAGTAGGTTCCAGTAACGCATTCTAACCGCCTCAATACTACCATTGGAAGAATTACATCCCGATATTTCCACGCACATATACATCACGCAGACAATCGTCTGCAATGGACCAGATAAAAGAAACAAGCTTATTGTGTTACTGTATTATTCATGTAATTTGATAAAATCGTAAAGGGTTTGTTTGCTCCTGCTCTGTAAAATAGTCTGTTTTAAGGGTTGTCCTAAAAACAAAATTTTGATTTTGACTAGAAATGAGACAAATTAAGCTCTCGATTCAGCCCGGGGTACTCTGCTGAAAGCAATATAGATAAGGCATCTAGATCTTTTGAAGTAATTTAATGACCCTGGCCTTTAAAAATAAATAATTTTTACAAAATCAAGCTTCTTGATTATAAACCGTAAGGAGACTCAATATAACTAGTAAGTAAGTTCACAACTAAACAAACCACTGGATGAATTTAAAATACTTTACTCTGACAAATTCGAACACGATAAATGTGTAGCATCAAAGACATTCTGGAACTAGATAACTATGATCCAGTTATGTCAGTTGTAAGGTCAATTTCCAACTTAACATAGCCCAGTAATTCTAGCATCTTTAAACGCAAGAAAGTAGGAAAGATCCCGCAGAGGAAATCAGAAAATCTTCCACTATTCTTGGTAGTAATATAGAAAATGCTATCGAGTACAAAAGGAAATATATTTAGACATCGGCAGAAAGTACGCATGTACTATATATTATGTTTGATTTAGTTTAAAAAGCCCATCGAGGTAATAGACATACAATTATTTTAGCGAAATCCTTTTTTCCGAATATCACTTTCGACAGTCTGATGCTTTTCTTATCGATCAAGCGGGCTTACACATCGATTCCCAAGATATCAAGATATCCAGTCCAACCTAGATAAGTTGATTGAGGAATTTAAAACCTTACAAGAAGATAGTGAGCTTCATCCTTTAGTTATAATAACATACTTTCATTACCGACTATTGGCCATCCATCCATTTCCTGACGGAAATGGTCGTATTTCAAGACTGATATTGAATGTCATGCTGGAAAATTCGGTGAAACTGACCACCCAATTCGGTTTAAACTGACCACTGTTCCGGGCGAAATTGACCACCCCATTTCGGATCAAACTGACCACCTGATTCCGGAGTAAACTGACCACCTGAGAGATTAGAAAATGCTGTAGAATCAACCATATTTTGGCACGAACCAATCGTGTAAAAGGTATGGCCAATTCGACAATCAGCATGAGCAAAATAAGACAGATTTTACGGATGTACAGCCAGGGCCGCAGCAAGCTCTGGATAGCGGAACAGACAGGTGTTTCCCGCAATACCGCTAAGAAGTACATGACCACTTTTGATGCGAGCGGACTTACCTTTGAACAGATCAACAGCCTGAATGATAAAGAGCTGGATGACTTTTTCGGAACGGTTAAACAGCAGCCACCGCAAGACAGATTGTTGAATCTGCAACGTTGTTTTCCGCAAATAGACAAAGAATTAAAACGGACAGGTGTTACCCGTCATATGCTTTGGGAAGCCTATAAAAAGGAATTTCCGGAAGGATTGCTTATACCAGTTTTGCTTTCATCTGACCAAATGGAAGGCCCGCGTTAACCCTGTGATGCATCAGGACCATAAGGCCGGCGATAAGCTGTACATCGATTTTGCAGGTGTTAAATTAAGTATTGTAGATAAAGAGACTGGTGAATTAACTGAGGTTGAAGTGTTTGTGGCTATCCTGGAGCGAGTCAACTCACTTACGTGGAAGCAGTCAGTAGCCAGCAAAAAGAAGATCTGATCGCAGCTTGCGAGAATGCACTTCATTATATCGGTGGTGTGCCGGCAGCAATTGTTCCGGATAACCTTAAAGCTGCTGTTATAAAAGCAATAAATACGAACCTACGCTGAACGAGGCCTTTGCCGATTTTGCTGATCATTATGGGACTACGATATTACCTGCACGCGCTTACGGCCAAGAGATAAGGCGTTGGTGGAAGGTGCTGTCAAAATCGTTTACAGCCGTATTTATGCGCCTTTAAGAAAGCAGGTTTACAACTCACTGACAGAGTTAAACGCAGCTATATTGATTGCTCTCGAGGCTCATAATAACCAACTGCTTCGGGGCCGTAATTACAGTCGCAGACTCCAGTTTGAAGAAATTGAGCGCAGTGCTCTGGCCCCGCTTCCGATCCTGCATTATGAGTTCAAAAAACAGCTACATGCCACTGTAATGAAGAACGGACATGTCTGCCTGAGCGTTGACAAGCACTATTAGGTGTCCCATACCGGTTTATCGGCAAGAAAGTCAAGTTGTTGTATTCCAATTCTGTGGTTGAAGCATATTATCATTACGAACGTATCGCCCTTCATAAAAGGCTTAAAAGTCCCTATAATTATTCTACGATAAAGAACATCTGGCCAGTACACACCGCTTCGTAACAGACTGGACACCAGATCGATTCTTGGAGTGGGCTTCCTCGATCCATGAAGATGTCAGGTTGTATATTCTTAAAATCCTGGATCGCAAACAGCATCCCGAACAGGCCTACCGCTCCTGTATTGGTATCCTCTCTTTTGCGAAGAAAGCTGGTGAACAACGCCTGATCAGCGCGTGCCAAAGGGCTTTAAGCTATGGTATCTACAACTATAAAACAATCCAGACTATACTGGAAAAAAATATGGATCAATATGAAGACAGCCTGTTTGCAGACGAATTACCCATGCCCAAACACGATAATATCAGAGGCGAAGACTATTATCAATAATCCTTTAAACAATTAATAAAAATGAACACAAACACTTTGGAAAGTACGCAAGCTAAAATTTTACGGCATGTTCCATGCCTTTAAAAGTAGCCTGGAAAGTGGAAAGACTAATGATTACACGGCGGATGAGCTTTTAGCTCATCTAGTTGACGCTGAATGGGATGACAGAAAATAACCGTCGGGTCGAACGCCAGATCTTGTACGCACGGTTCCGCTATAAGGCCATGGTCGAAATATCCACTATCATGCTGATAGAAGTATTGACCGTAATCAGATCATGCGCCTAGCAGAATGCTCCT
Encoded here:
- a CDS encoding type I restriction-modification system subunit M N-terminal domain-containing protein — encoded protein: MDENGLMQASGYVFYNTSPWTLQRLHSTATNSQQILQGNFEEYLNGFSANVKEIIDKFKLKSQVRHMASKDVLLNVLEKFTSSYINLTPFEKVDPDGRKLQPLPI
- a CDS encoding helix-turn-helix domain-containing protein, giving the protein MANSTISMSKIRQILRMYSQGRSKLWIAEQTGVSRNTAKKYMTTFDASGLTFEQINSLNDKELDDFFGTVKQQPPQDRLLNLQRCFPQIDKELKRTGVTRHMLWEAYKKEFPEGLLIPVLLSSDQMEGPR